ATAGCTTTCGGCGAGCTCATTGAGTAGTTCGCCGGTACGGTCGAAATGACTGCTGACTTGCTGCTGGTAATCTTGTTGCTGGCGCTGCATGTCATTGAACTGTTTTTCTAGCGCGACGCGGCTTTGCTGCTCTGGTTTCATCCGGCCAAGCACGAAATAGCCTATTGCGGCGCCGGTGAGAAGGCAGATAATAGCGACGGCGATCAGTGTATTAATATCTTGCACAGAGGTTCCTCCGATGAGTCGACGTGTTTGTCACTCGTTCACCGCAGTATAACCGCAAGCAGGCTGGTGTTCAGTATTCCCGGATAAAAAATTGCCAATTTGGCTGCGGGTCGGTACAGTTGCGCCCGTCTTGAAAGAGGCTAAAAGGAATGTCTACACCGATACAGCGCTATCAGCACGATCTTACGCAGGCCGATTTTTCTTATGATCCGGCTCAGGAATATGCTGTTCAGTGCTTGCAACGTTTATACGACGATTTGCTTGCTCAGCCCTCGCAGGCTAGTAGTGGTTTTTTTGCGCGAGTGGGTTTAAGGCTTGCAGGTCGTAATGAGGTTGCGCCAGCTATTCGCGGTTTGTACTTTTGGGGTGGTGTGGGCCGGGGTAAGACCTATCTCATGGATACATTTTTCGACACCCTGCCTTTTGATAACAAAATGCGCGCGCACTTTCATAGGTTTATGCAGCGTGTGCATCGCGAGTTAAAGTCGTTGTCGGGTGAAAAAAATCCCCTGGTTATTGTGGCCGATCGCATCGCCGATGAGGCTAGAGTTATTTGTTTTGATGAATTCTTTGTGTCGGACATTACCGATGCGATGATTTTGGCAGGTTTGTTCGACAGGCTGTTTGCTCGGGGAGTGGTGTTGGTGGCAACATCTAACATTATCCCCGACGGCTTGTATAAAAACGGCCTGCAGCGCGCCCGGTTTTTACCCGCGATAGCCTTGATTAAGGAGCGCGTGGATGTGGTTAATGTCGATGGCGGTGTTGACTACCGATTGCGCGCGCTTGAGCAGGCTGAGCTTTATTATCATCCGCTGGGCGAATCTGCAGATCAGAGCTTAGCGCTTAGCTTTAAGCGTTTGGCTCCTGAGGCCGCGTCTGCCGACCAGTTGCTTGATGTTGAGGGTCGCCAGATTCGGGCGCTGTTTGTCGCAGATGATGTGGCTTGGTTTGATTTTACAGAGTTGTGCGACGGGCCGCGGAGTCAGTACGACTACATTGAGCTGGCGAGGGTGTTCCATGCGGTCCTCATTAGTAATGTTCCGCAGATGGGTGCTGGTCTCGAAGATCAGGCGCGGCGCTTTATTAATTTGATAGATGAGTTTTACGACCGCAACGTGAAGCTGGTATTATCAGCTGCTGTGCCGCTAGAGAAGCTGTATACGGGGGGGCGTTTGGATTTTGAATTTCAGCGTACCCAGAGCCGCTTGCTTGAAATGCAATCCGAGGATTATCTCGCTTGTGAGCATCGGCCTTAGGTCATCGGTAATTATGACTTATAAAAGCAAGATTCCACTTGAAAAACCTTCGGCGCTTATGTAGTATTCGCGCTCTTTGTTCGGTACGGGCCCTATAGGCGAGAAACATGAAAACCTTAAGTGCAAAACCCAGTGACGTAATACATGACTGGTATGTGGTAGACGCCGCCGACAAAACATTGGGTCGTTTAGCCAGTGAAATTGCGCATAGACTGCGCGGTAAGCATAAAGCTGAATATACGCCTCATGTTGACACTGGCGACTATATCGTTGTTGTTAATGCGGAGAAAATCCGTGTTACTGGCAACAAAGCAACTGGCAAGATCTATCATCACCACACTGGTTATCCAGGTGGATTGAAGTCTATTAGCTTCGAAAAATTGATTGATAAAGCCCCTGAGCGTGTGATCCAAGGTGCGGTAAAGGGCATGTTGCCCAAAAATCCGCTGGGTCGTGCAATGTTTAAAAAATTGAAAGTCTACGCTGGCACTGAGCATCCCCATACCGCTCAGCAACCAGTTGAACTGAATATCTAACGGAAGCGCAATATGTCAGCCAGCCAGTATTACGGCACAGGTCGCCGTAAAACCTCCTCAGCTCGTGTGTTCCTTAAAGCAGGCACAGGTGCTATTTCAGTTAATGCGCGTACTCTTGATCAGTACTTTGGTCGCGAAGTTGCACGTATGATCGTTCGTCAGCCGCTTGAGCTGGTCGAAATGGCTGAAAAGTTTGATGTGACTGTAACGGTTAGCGGCGGTGGTAGTTTTGGCCAAGCTGGCGCGATTCGTCACGGTATTACTCGCGCTTTAATGGAATACGACGAAGGCTTGCGCAGTGGTTTGCGTAAAGCTGGCTACGTTACTCGCGATGCTCGCGAAGTTGAACGTAAGAAAGTCGGTCTACGTAAAGCTCGTAAGAAGCCGCAATTCTCCAAGCGTTAACCGCGACGGCCATTTGGCCTGTGGAGATTGCCGTTACGGCACTCGGAAAACGCTCACGAGCTATTATGTGGGCGTTTTTTTTTGCTTGAGTAAAGGCCCCATATGGGCCTTGAAGTGCGTTAGTGTTGTCAGTTAGGGTCAAGTTCATTACTATTTGGCCCATTTGAAATTTTGGACTTGCCACTGCGCGCGCGCGGGGCCAGTTCAAGTTGTCGTATATTATGGGGGAATCGTCATGAGTAATGACGGCATAAATACAGGGCGTCGACGTTTTCTGACGGCTGCAACATCAGTTGTGGGCGCAGCGGGCGCTGTCGGTATAGCGACACCATTTGTGGGTTCTTGGAATCCTAGCGCTAAGGCTAGGGCCGCAGGCGCGCCAGTAAAAGCTGATATCGGCAAATTAGAGCCTGGTCAGATGGTCATTGTTGAGTGGCGTGGTAAGCCGGTTTATGTGGTGCGTCGTACAGAAGAGCAGCTTGCTGGTTTGGCTGAGCTTGACCAGTACCTTAAAGATCCCGATTCTGCAGGATCTGATCAGCCCGCGTATGTCGATACCGCAAGTCGCGCAATTCGGCCAGAATATTTTGTGATGGTTGGCCTGTGTACGCATTTGGGTTGTGCTCCTAAGCATATCCCTGAGGTCGGTGTTCCCGATTTAGGCGGTAAAGCTTGGCTTGGCGGGTTCTTTTGCCCTTGCCATGGTTCACGTTTTGATTTGGCGGGGCGTGTTTACCAAGGCTCGCCTGCGTCTACAAACCTTGTTGTTCCTCCGTATTCTTATGAGGGTGACAGTGTGCTTGTTATCGGTATCGATCAGGGGGCTGCGTAATGGTCAAAATGTTAGTGGGTTTGCGTGATTGGGTTGATGCCCGCCTGCCTATTATGCGCGCGTGGGATACCCATATGGGTAAATACTATGCGCCAAAAAACTTCAATTTCTGGTATTTCTTTGGTGTGCTTTCACTGGTTGTGTTAGTGAACCAGTTGTTAACCGGTGTCTGGTTGACCATGAGTTTTACCCCCAGCTCGGAAGAAGCTTTCCGTTCTGTTGAATACATCATGCGTGATGTTGAGTACGGCTGGATTATTCGTTATATGCACTCCACTGGCGCTTCAGCGTTCTTTGTTGTTGTGTATTTGCATATGTTCCGTGGATTGCTATATGGCTCCTATAAAAAGCCCCGTGAATTAATTTGGGTTTTTGGGATGTTCATTTTCCTTGCGCTGATGGCTGAAGCCTTTGTGGGTTATGTGCTTCCGTGGGGTCAAATGTCCTACTGGGGCGCGCAGGTTATTATTTCGCTGTTTGGCGCTATCCCCGTTGTCGGGGAAGATATCGTTCAGTGGATTCGCGGTGACTTTCTGATTTCTGGTGTTACCCTGAATCGCTTCTTCGCACTGCATGTTGTAGCGCTGCCGATTGTGTTGATCGCCTTGGTGGTATTGCATTTACTTGCTCTGCACGAAGTGGGTTCTAACAACCCCGACGGTGTTGATATTAAGAAGCACAAGGATGCCAACGGTATTCCTTTGGATGGCGTTGCCTTCCACCCGTATTACACGGTTCATGATTTAACGGCGATTGCAGTGTTTTTGTTTGTATTCTGCGCCATCCTTTTCTTCGGCCCAGAGATGGGCGGTTATTTCATAGAGCATGCTAACTTTGAAATTGCCGATGGTTTGAAGACACCTGCTCATATTGCGCCGGTATGGTATTTCACGCCGTTCTATTCGGTACTGCGAGCTGTACCAGATAAGTTGCTTGGTTTTATCGCCTTCGGTTCATCGGTTGCGATTCTGTTCTTGCTGCCGTGGTTGGATCGCAGCCCAGTTAAGTCGATTCGCTACAAAGGTAATGTGAGCAAGGTCGCTATCTTAATCTTTGTTGCCTCCTTCTTGATTTTGGGTGTGCTAGGCGTGAAAGCACCTACCGAGGCGCGGACATTGTTGGCGCGTATTTGCTCAGTCATTTATTTTGCTTTCTTCATCTTGATGCCTTTCTGGACTAAGTGGGAGGCGACTAAGCCGGAGCCAAGCCGCACGACTGATGGTGGTATGGGTTTCTGGAAGAGCATGCTGGTCTTGTTGGCAGTGCTAGTGTTGACCATATTGCCTTTGAAGGCGGCTGGCGCTGAATCAGCCTTCAATTGCGGCACTATGGAATGTGATCAGATCGATACGGATGTTAGCGATCTGCCGTCGCTGCAAAGTGGCGCTGCAACCTATATGAATTACTGTATGGGTTGCCACTCGCTTGAGTATGGTCGCTATCAGCGTACCGCAGAGGATCTCGGCATCCCGCTCGATTTGTTTGAGTCAAATTTAAAGTTTGATGCTGATGCTAAAATTGGGTCATTGATGACCAACTCTATTGCGGCTGCCGATGCAAAAAAGTGGTTTGGTGCGGCGCCGCCTGATTTAACTCTGGTTGCTCGGGTCCGCGGTACAGATTGGCTTTACACCTATCTTCGCACATTTCACTCAGACCCTTCACGTCCTTGGGGCGTGAACAATAAAGTCTTTAAAGATGTGGGTATGCCTCATGTTTTGGCTGAGTTGCAGGGTATGCCTGAATGCGCGCCGGGCCCAGTTCACGCCGACAATGGCGGCATATTGCGTGACCCATTAACGGGTGAAGACGTGTTGTTCGGAGAAGACGGTAGAGCCTTGAATCCCTGTGGTTCTTTTACCTATTCGACAGCTGGGACCTTGAGTCCCGCTGAGTATGATAAAGTAATCTATGATT
This portion of the Zhongshania sp. R06B22 genome encodes:
- the zapE gene encoding cell division protein ZapE, producing the protein MSTPIQRYQHDLTQADFSYDPAQEYAVQCLQRLYDDLLAQPSQASSGFFARVGLRLAGRNEVAPAIRGLYFWGGVGRGKTYLMDTFFDTLPFDNKMRAHFHRFMQRVHRELKSLSGEKNPLVIVADRIADEARVICFDEFFVSDITDAMILAGLFDRLFARGVVLVATSNIIPDGLYKNGLQRARFLPAIALIKERVDVVNVDGGVDYRLRALEQAELYYHPLGESADQSLALSFKRLAPEAASADQLLDVEGRQIRALFVADDVAWFDFTELCDGPRSQYDYIELARVFHAVLISNVPQMGAGLEDQARRFINLIDEFYDRNVKLVLSAAVPLEKLYTGGRLDFEFQRTQSRLLEMQSEDYLACEHRP
- the rplM gene encoding 50S ribosomal protein L13, coding for MKTLSAKPSDVIHDWYVVDAADKTLGRLASEIAHRLRGKHKAEYTPHVDTGDYIVVVNAEKIRVTGNKATGKIYHHHTGYPGGLKSISFEKLIDKAPERVIQGAVKGMLPKNPLGRAMFKKLKVYAGTEHPHTAQQPVELNI
- the rpsI gene encoding 30S ribosomal protein S9, whose translation is MSASQYYGTGRRKTSSARVFLKAGTGAISVNARTLDQYFGREVARMIVRQPLELVEMAEKFDVTVTVSGGGSFGQAGAIRHGITRALMEYDEGLRSGLRKAGYVTRDAREVERKKVGLRKARKKPQFSKR
- the petA gene encoding ubiquinol-cytochrome c reductase iron-sulfur subunit — translated: MSNDGINTGRRRFLTAATSVVGAAGAVGIATPFVGSWNPSAKARAAGAPVKADIGKLEPGQMVIVEWRGKPVYVVRRTEEQLAGLAELDQYLKDPDSAGSDQPAYVDTASRAIRPEYFVMVGLCTHLGCAPKHIPEVGVPDLGGKAWLGGFFCPCHGSRFDLAGRVYQGSPASTNLVVPPYSYEGDSVLVIGIDQGAA
- a CDS encoding ubiquinol-cytochrome c reductase; the encoded protein is MVKMLVGLRDWVDARLPIMRAWDTHMGKYYAPKNFNFWYFFGVLSLVVLVNQLLTGVWLTMSFTPSSEEAFRSVEYIMRDVEYGWIIRYMHSTGASAFFVVVYLHMFRGLLYGSYKKPRELIWVFGMFIFLALMAEAFVGYVLPWGQMSYWGAQVIISLFGAIPVVGEDIVQWIRGDFLISGVTLNRFFALHVVALPIVLIALVVLHLLALHEVGSNNPDGVDIKKHKDANGIPLDGVAFHPYYTVHDLTAIAVFLFVFCAILFFGPEMGGYFIEHANFEIADGLKTPAHIAPVWYFTPFYSVLRAVPDKLLGFIAFGSSVAILFLLPWLDRSPVKSIRYKGNVSKVAILIFVASFLILGVLGVKAPTEARTLLARICSVIYFAFFILMPFWTKWEATKPEPSRTTDGGMGFWKSMLVLLAVLVLTILPLKAAGAESAFNCGTMECDQIDTDVSDLPSLQSGAATYMNYCMGCHSLEYGRYQRTAEDLGIPLDLFESNLKFDADAKIGSLMTNSIAAADAKKWFGAAPPDLTLVARVRGTDWLYTYLRTFHSDPSRPWGVNNKVFKDVGMPHVLAELQGMPECAPGPVHADNGGILRDPLTGEDVLFGEDGRALNPCGSFTYSTAGTLSPAEYDKVIYDLVNFLDYVGEPSQLKSKRIGGFVLLFIALFFIFTYLLNREYWKDVH